AATTGAAACATTaataatgcataaataaatcaaaacaaaaaaatggtggtttcgtaacatgcacatgatatttGATTAAagaaaccagaggtggtgtaatgagtgtactggtgctcctcgtttctggTGATCAACTttcgtgtgtgttgacggctgctgttagtggcAAGCAGTATTATAACtcgcaaaataaatatttttttactgtcctcaaaaaagctgtgtagttttggttttgaaaaagtgtcagaagttctaacatctattgttcctcacaccagcctcacagtcaataGTCATTCACCAGtgtatttggatactatttgggcCGTAACACCACGAAACAAAACTTGAGCAGTTTTTTACGAGCTGAAACATGAGCAGGGCCAGAAAACTGCTTAAATaaaaatcctaaacagtcctattgtgtgagaaGACCCGAGTCCAcgacctgtggagggaaaccagtCCGagtctgtgaatatctgccaactttacagAAGAGTGTTACGGtacaaatagtatccaaataaactggtgactgactatcgaatgtgaggctggtgtgaggaacaatagatgttagaacttctacgatttgacacttttgcaaaaacaatatatttatatatattaaacatattttgtgcacgttttaataccgctagccactaacggcagctGTCAAcgcacacggaagttgatcacacaaaacaaggagcaccagtagattcattacaccacctctaaTTCCTTTAATCATATCATATGgatgttttacataacatccattttttgttttgattcatttatgtattaataatgtttcaattcatcagtaatgtgactaatGTGTTGCTCCTTGTTTTTGTCCAGGAGTAAAAATCTCCCCgcctgtgggtcccctctgtgtggtgaacTTAAAATATGAAGCTCTCATACTCGTTTCCCTTAaacatccaaatatcacacaaacagaaggtttaatttttaaacagaaaaacgctgcttgtctggtttctgatttttctgtctttttgtttttgttttaaatctgtaaaagaaaataaccacagtgtttattttgttattttgatttgggtttaaaatggaataactaAAGAACAAACAGATCttacaagttttattttttgtccctGATTTGTTATGGATTCTCTTCCAGATGCGATCGACTTCCCGTCGAGTTCTCTCGGCGCTGTCTTTATCCACATTTCCTGTGCTCTACTTCTTCAACTTCCTGTACTACACAGACGCCGGTTCCACCTTCTTCGTCCTCTTCACGTACCTCATGACGCTGTACGGCTGCCACAAGGCGGCGGCGCTGCTCGGCGTGTGCTCCGTGCTCTTCCGTCAGACCAACATCATCTGGGTGGCGTTCTGCGCGGGCACTCTGGTGGCCACCAAAATGGACGAGGCCTGGAGGACGGAGCACAGCAAAAAGAGGGAGGAGAAGTCTCCGCCCACGCAGATCCCTCTGTCGCTCAGCGGCGTGAGGAGGTTAATGATCTTTATGCTAGAGTTCTTCAGCTCAGCCTATCACATGAAGGCAGTGCTGCAGGTGGCCTGGCCCTACGCAGCCGTCGCTCTGGGTTTTCTGGGGTTCGTGGTGCTGAACGATGGGATCGTGGTGGGCGACAGGTCGAGCCATGAGGCCTGTCTTCACTTCTCCCAGCTGTTctacttcttctccttctccctgTTCTTCTCCCTGCCCGTGTCCCTGTGCTATCAACGTGTCATGCGTTTCCTGCAGGCTCTGAAAAAGCAGCCTCTCTTCTTCCTCTGCGTCACCACCGTCTCCCTGCTCATGGTGTGGAAGTTCACCTTCGTCCACAAGTACCTGCTAGCAGATAACCGCCATTACCCCTTCTACGTGTGGAAAAACGTGTTCCAAAGGCACGAGCTGGTGCGATACCTCCTGGTCCCCGTGTACACCTTCGCCTGGTGGAACTTTGCCGACTCCTTCAAGTCTCGCTCGCTCTTCTGGAGCCAAGCGTTCCTGGTGTGTCTGCTGGTTGCCACGGTACCACAGAAGCTCCTGGAGTTCAGATACTTCATCGTCCCGTACCTCATGTACCGCCTGCACATGCCTCTGCCCTCCGTTCCGCGGCTGGTCGCTGAGTTCCTGCTGTACACGGCTGTGAACGCCGTCActatttacatgtttgtttgGAGACCGTTCCACTGGCCCAACAGCACAGCTACTCACAGGTTCATGTGGTGAAGACAGGAGTTCTGTCTCACTGTTAATGCTCTTTGTATCCAGTGTTGAGTTAAAGCCACAGACTGGGGAGAAAAATCCTTTCCGTTCACAGCCATTTCAATTTTGATCATAGATTTGATTGATGGAATCAGAAAAGAACTCAAAATTCTGCAAAAGGGGTTTAAAACTCCTCAATGTAGATGAATCTAATAGCACAAAGTGTAAATAGAGAAAAGACCAAAAATACATAAGCCATACTGTACAGTTTAGACCTTTAAGTAttgattgttttctttcttactattttGTGAGCAATCTaatgtttttgttccttttaatttccttttgcTTTTCAGTGATTTGTTTTCTTACTTTCATGGTGTCGAGTGAAGTGTTAAGAAATCCGATAATGCCTTTTGTATGTTCCTCGTTTATTATTTGAAAgttatttcaatgtttttctaCCTAAATGTGTGGGAGTTAACAAGATCTAGTGCAGTTGAGTTTTTTGGCGGTTTGTTGTTCAATTTGTGCACGTTTTCCCAGTCTTGTGTTTCTACAACTGAAAATGGAATTAAATGCCTTTGGTAAAGTCTGGATCATTATTTACTTTCTTATAAATGCCTGTACATCCCCGGGATCTGTTAAAGCCAATCAAAGCTGATTAACTCTGGCATAACCTGACACAGAAAGCTGCCAGGTGCATTCTGGGAGTCAAATCAAAGACCTAATTCTTGTAGAGTTAAGTGTGAACCACTGTTCCATGGGTTGCCTAAGTCATACATCAATTAAACACTAACTGATCTTCAAAATTTGGCCcactggaaaaaataaaaatgacattgtgtaaataaaacaggCTCACAGTTTTTACTGGTGcttatcacatgattgcagtccacagttgaaaaaactaaattcttacaaaatccttaaattttcctcaaattatgacatttatcttaattaaatagaaattggtcacaaaatctaggaaactTGAAGTCAAGAGACtgacatctgtcacttattTGTTGGATATGGTCGAATtcgaaattactcgttttcctgcataaaatctgagATCAAAcagctccgtatttggcccctgaactaaaatgagtttgacaccttgTCTTAAAGAAAGGTAGTGATGTTGgttatcttgtgtttttctaCTTGTAGTTTTAAGTCAATAATCTGAAGGAAAACATTTGGAAGAAACTTTTTATTGAATTTCTTCATGTCTAAAGCTAATACAGTTTGTGTTTATTCAACCATTGGTCAGATGAAATTATGTGCACAACTTGtgtgatttagaaaaaaaagccaAGTACTGGTAGTTCAAAAGTGAAAATGGTGTAAAATATTAGATTTTATAACAGTAAAAGTCCATCACAGGACAGAATATACAACCACTCCCCATAATAATGAACTGAATTTAATGGATTGACCATGCTACATATATCATATAAATCAGTATTTACTCACTattttaaatacacattaatataacaacgcttttcaattattttatgtgtaaatgaccaaattaatAAGATTCACTCTAAAATAAATCTACATCACTAATTAATATGACTGTTAAGGGGCCAGAGCCTGGAATTCAACGTAACGTAAAAGTACTAAATCTATCATAATGAAAGTTGTGAATATTAAATATGTGTAACCAAAAATTGTATAATTTCATATGAAATcaaaagtgcattgaaaaatattttcagtAAAGTAATTTATGAATCCTCTCGCTAGTGGGCGCTGCAACACAAGCTTTGTAAGAGAtaactaaaattaaatcaacattaaaaattCATTCACTTGCAATTTAACccttaataatgtgtttagattTATGCTAAAGCACGCTGTCGGCACCAAATAAGgtgttttaatcatgttttttattcaGATTATAAAAGGCAGAGCCCCTTAGGGTCTGATAATAATAACTCGACTGCTGTACAAAGGAGAACACTTTACATGATGTAATGTAATATACGTCTGAAACCCTTTCACTGTCCTGAGGCTTTCAAGGAGCAGCTTTCATTTATTGTGGCTGTGAGATGtcagtgaggaggaggaggaggagggaaacCAGTGTCTCCATCAGGACTTGATTCTATTTCCAGACTCTAATTACAGCCAGTGGTGTGAGGCGAGCTCACAGGAGGCTTTAATGAAATCAATGTGGAATAGATACACTAACCCTGATTGCTTTGCTCATTCTTTCAGAGTCTGGTGTTTGCTTTCAAACTGATCCTCgtggaaaaaaaaccaaaaaaaaaaccctggatGGCTAGAATAGTGTAGTCTGGTTCTTACATTGCAGCTTACATGTTATAAATGAGTGCATCTTCCAGTATTATCAGTAATAAGTCAAAGAAAAACTTTTACCAATCCATGGAACATCTACACATTTGTTAGTGGTGATGGTAGAATGAGACACACTTACTATAGGTAATACAGAGTCTCACTGAACCTCAGACTTTACCACAAAAGAAGTGAAGTAAACTTGAAACCACAGAGAAAACACTCATCTTTTCAAGGAGAACAAGAAAACTACCCCCACATTACAACCTCGTGACAATGATCCAACCCAGGCACAATGTCCCCGACCAACTCTGAGTGCAGAGCAGGGATGGGAAACGTTTTctagggccacaaaaatgattGCACAGTCTGAGGACCACTAAATAGAATACTGACCAATTAAAACCTCAAcgcaggaaagaaaaaagatttttgtggcatcttgtgtaattttctgtcttttttcaaTCACTGTgtatttcttgttttgtttttgtagttgatTTGGTACTggttttgtatgtatttatttgttttgaatgatctctcattttgtgtatttgtttttgtattttgtaagtctgaggtcattttgtgtataccTATAcctattttgtgtcattttctgtatttttattggcattttgcttgtttctttcagaattttgtttttaggcgtcatgttttgtgttttttttgttggtagtttctttttgtagtaattttgttaaGGTTTTTGAGTCTTGagtctgtgcatttttgtttgtgttttttttttttttttgtggtttgtttgttCTACAAATGTATGGAACCACAGGAGTTccaaaatgaaaaggaaatgcatgtggaaacATTTAGCGAATCAATAAtacaaacttgtaaaaaaaaaagagaatcaataataaaaatgtggtatattctttttccattttgctttttccattttgtcattgctgtttctgttttgtctttgtcttttccatttgtgttttgactttgcttttacttcatgactcaagcggtcggtaaaagcaatgtcaaagtaaTGAGTCAGACACAAAGgtcaaacacaaagtgcattgaagttattgatgaaaatcagcttcttgGTTGTATTTATTGTTCAAGTATCTAACGCTCAGACAGCTGTGTACATATCTTTTGTGcgctggtttaattttaatccAATCAACAGATAATCTTTTTAACGCGGACCATTTACAGTCGTGATAAAGTTTAGCcgtgcactgacagcagagtCAATACGTGCCGTGCTTCAGATTGTTGTGTAGGGGTCCCACGGTACTACAGTGTTGAcgtgacagaaacataaaacacacttactgctccatcaactctgCTTAGAAAACTCTTCAGTGATCAGATGTATTAAATCCAGCCGCTCTGCGTCAGTCCATGGACACGTTGGTctgtttccagacaagcgcgcGGTGACCGCACAACATTGTTACAGCTTGTTTTACGTGTTCTTTTGTTGTGGTGAA
This genomic window from Gouania willdenowi chromosome 6, fGouWil2.1, whole genome shotgun sequence contains:
- the alg10 gene encoding dol-P-Glc:Glc(2)Man(9)GlcNAc(2)-PP-Dol alpha-1,2-glucosyltransferase: MDKYEGYVFTALCSTNFLVSCLLFSTVTRVQREPYMDEVFHVPQAHKYCHGRFTEWDPMITTLPGLYLVSVGVIKPVVWLADLTGDVVCSTAMLRFINLLFNCGNLYLLYLLISKLHSREKMRSTSRRVLSALSLSTFPVLYFFNFLYYTDAGSTFFVLFTYLMTLYGCHKAAALLGVCSVLFRQTNIIWVAFCAGTLVATKMDEAWRTEHSKKREEKSPPTQIPLSLSGVRRLMIFMLEFFSSAYHMKAVLQVAWPYAAVALGFLGFVVLNDGIVVGDRSSHEACLHFSQLFYFFSFSLFFSLPVSLCYQRVMRFLQALKKQPLFFLCVTTVSLLMVWKFTFVHKYLLADNRHYPFYVWKNVFQRHELVRYLLVPVYTFAWWNFADSFKSRSLFWSQAFLVCLLVATVPQKLLEFRYFIVPYLMYRLHMPLPSVPRLVAEFLLYTAVNAVTIYMFVWRPFHWPNSTATHRFMW